Genomic segment of Verrucomicrobiota bacterium:
CGCAAGCGCCATCATTTGCTTGTGTCGTCAATGAGTCGTTGGCTTTCTGAGGCAGTAATACCAAGCTCCAGAATTCACTGGTAGAATGGAGGGAAGGTGTTGTGGGGAAGAGGCGCTGAAGCGCGGGGAAGGGAGAGCCGGTGTCTTTCGAGCCAGCCCTGCGTTGCTCCTCGGTTACGGTGCAGGCACCGCGCCCTCGTCGCACCTTGGTCTGGCCCGAAATCCACTCGGCCATTCTACCAGCCAATTCTCCAGCTTGGTATAAAACGATTATCAGCGGATCGAGGAGAGATCGTAATCTTCTCTCGTGAGGAAGCTGCGCCTCGGCTTGGGGGACGGCTTGGTAACGGGGGGCGCTGGCTTCTCGCTGATCGCTAGCGGCTTGGGCTCGCGGGTCATTCGATACAGCCTTGGTTTGGGCGATTTCTCCGGAGTGCTCTCCTGGCCCATGACCGCTAGCGGGAGCTTCCACTCGTCCTCCACGGCCGAGCCATACTCGCTATCCCGCTGGCTCTCTCGGCTTTCCACCGCGGAGAACACCCTGGCCGACCAAGCAAACGGGGGTGGCTCGCTGACCTCGGCTCGGTAATTCTGGACGCTCTGGCAGCCTGAAACTCCTGCCCCCACCGCCAGCAAAAACACGATTTTTACAATTTCCGAGCATCGAAAAAGCACCATAATTTTAACTGTATCTTAAATATCTGAAATTTTCAGTAATTTAGAGAGTTCGCCCTTTGCCCGAAGCTTCGGAATCGATCCCAATCCGGGAGAATTTCCTGCTGCCGCGCGTCTTTTTCCTCGCTCTGGGAGGATTTTGCGATCACAGGATCTGCTTTCCCTTTCTGCCGATGTCCCTTCCGATCAAAGACCCTTCCCTCTGTCGTTACGACTGCCTCTCGCTTGGGGAGGTGATGCTTCGCCTCGATCCCGGCGAGGGCCGCGTCCAGACCGCTCGTCAATTCCAGGCTTGGGAAGGAGGCGGGGAATACAATGTGGCCCGCGGACTGCGCCGCTGTTTTGGCTTGCGGACGGCCATCGTGACCGCCTTGGCAGACAATCCCATTGGACGGCTGATTGAGGATTTCATCCTGCAAGGGGGCGTGGACACCACTTTCATTCAATGGAGGGAGTATGATGGTTTGGGTCGCTCAGTGCGCAATGGCCTGAACTTTACCGAACGCGGCTACGGGATTCGCGGCGCGAAGGGGACGCCCGACCGCGGCCACACGGCCGCCAGCCAACTCCAGCCTGGGGAGGTCAATTGGGAACACCTCTTCGGCACGCTCGGCGTCCGCTGGTTCCACACCGGCGGGATTTATGCGGCGCTTTCCGGAAGCACGCCCGAGGTGGTGCTGGAGGCGGTCCAGGTCGCCAAACAACACGACACGATCGTGAGCTATGACCTCAATTACCGTCCCTCCCTCTGGAAAGACTTTGGGGGCCAGGGCAAGTGCCGCGAGGTCAATCGAGCGATTGCGCCCTACGTGGATGTCATGATTGGCAATGAGGAGGATTTCACCGCTTGCCTTGGCTTCGAGGTGGAGGGCTTGGGCCCCGAACCTGGTCAACTCGAGGAAGAATCCTTCCGCAACATGATTGCGGCGGCCGTGGCCGAATTTCCCAATTTCCAAGTGGTCGCCACCACCTTGCGCCACGCCAAAACGGCCACCCTCAATGAATGGAGCGCGCTCCTTTGGCATGCTGGCCAATTCTATGACCCGGTTCGCAAATTCCAGGGCGAAGACGCTCTCGAAATCCTCGATCGCGTGGGCGGAGGCGATAGCTTTGCCAGTGGACTGGCCTACGGTTTCCTGACCTTCAATGATCCCCACCAAGCCGTGAGCTATGGCTGCGTGCACGGCGCGCTCGCCATGACCACCCCGGGCGATACCAGCATGGCCAGCCTCTCCGAGGTGGAAAAGCTGGTCAGCGGCGGGGGCGCTCGGGTCGAGCGATGAACCACCCCAACCAACCGTCTCCTATGAAAGCCCTCCTCTCTCTTCTTCTCTCCCTACTTCTTGCCACGCCCAGCTTGGCGGGAGAATTGGCCGCCTCCCAGGCCGACTGGTATGAGCAATACAAGAGCCAACCCAACGCGCCCCTGCCTGAAGAGATGCTCTTGAATACCGATCCGGAGCCCGCTTGGGAAGGGGAAGGCTTCCAGTCGCTCTTCAATGGCAAGGATCTCAGCGGGTGGGTGGCCTACGGAGGGGACGGCACCTTTGAAGCCACCCCGGAGGGCATACTCGGGACCTGCGTGCCCGATTCGCCCAGCACCTATCTCTCGACTGAGCGGGCGGACTTCCAGAATTTCGTCTTTAGCTGCGAGGTCAAATGGCTTGTCAATGGCAACACCGGGATCCAGTTCCGGTCTCAGACGCGCCAGGACAAAAAAGGGAGGCAGGTCGTTTTCGGCCCCCAAGCCGAGATGGAAGAGGCCAAAGAACGCCCTCGAGGCTGGTCGGGCGGCATTTTTGGGCAGAGCTGCGGAGGCTACCTCTACCCGCTTTGGCTGCAAGCGCACGAAGAGGCGCGCGGGGCCATTCGGCGAGACGAATGGAATCGCATCACCATCCAGGCCCAAGGGCAGGTCATGAAGACTTGGGTCAATGGCCTTCCCGCCGCCCACTGGGTGGATCAAGAAGACCGCTTTCCCCGGGGCTTCTTCTCCCTCCAAGTCCACAGCGGCGCCCAAGGCACCATCCTCTTCCGCGACCCCCGGGTGAAGGAGCTTCCCTAATACCAAGCTCCCAGCTACCTTTTCAGGCTCTCCAAATGCTCGGCCAGGGCCTTGGCCAAACGCTCGGCCACTTCGGGATGCTCTTCCAGCACGTTGGTGGTTTCTCCCAAATCTCTCTCTAAGTGGTAGAGCGCGGGGCCGGTCGGGCGATTTTTGTGGAGCGGACTGTAGAAGCGAACGGCGTGGTATTTCCAAGGGCCAGAGCGGACGGCTTGTCCCCGCTGGAGGAAGAAGAGATAGTCATGCGGCGTGACGGCTCCGGGCTCTCCTCGCAAGAGCGGGGCGATGTCTTTCCCATCGACCCCCCCTTCCGGCAAAGGCGCACCTGCCAGCCGCGCGAAGGTCGGCAGCAAGTCGATCGTCGAAGCCATTTCCGTCTCGACCGCCCCCGGCGGAATCACGCCCGGCCATCTGAAAATCGCCGGAACGCGCACCCCTCCTTCAAAGGACGTATGCTTGCCCTCAAAAAGCGGCAGAGCAGAGCCGCCGTTTTTTTTCTGCACCAGCCAAGGGCCATTGTCGGAAGAGAAAACGACCAGCGTGTTCTCCTCCGCGCCCACCTTCGTCAAATGATCGAGCAGCCGGCCCGTGTGAAAATCGATCTCCTCAATGACATCGCCATACAAACCCCGCTCACTCACCCCTTGGAAAGGCTTGGAAACAAAGAGCGGGGTATGCGGCATGGAATTGGCCAAATACAAAAAGAAGGGGCGCTCTGCGGCCACGCTCTGTGAGATGAAATCGATCCCCTCGTCCACAAACCGTTCGGTGAGAGTGCGCTGGTCGGCCGGAAACTCCACGCACTCCAGATTCCGCATGAGGGGGACCATGTTTTTGAGGGAAGGGGGGCTTCCTTTGGTGAGAGGACCCGCAAAGGCCTCCGCCAAGGTGGCCAAGCTCTGCCCTTCCCGGAAAAAACAGTTTTCGGCGTAGGCCATGTCGACCGCTGGATGCATGTCATTGCTATAAGGAATACCAAAATAAGAGCCGAAGCCTTGGTTGGTCGGGAGAAACTCCGGATGATGGCCTAAATGCCATTTCCCAATGGCGGCCGTCTCATAGCCCACGGATTGCAAGGCCTCGGCCAAGGTGACGTGCTCGGGCGCCAGGCCACCCTTTCCTCGGTTCGGGAAGAAGACCCCTTTGATCCCGACGCGCCCGGGATACTTGCCCGTCAAAAGGGCCGCGCGGGAGGAGGAGCACACGGGCGAGGGAACATAGAAATCCGTGAAACGCATCCCTTCCGACGCCATTTCATCAATGCGTGGCGTCTTGATTTCAGGAGCCCCATAGCAGCCTAAGTCCTGGTATCCTTGGTCGTCATTGAAGATAATAATGAAGTTCGGGCGGTCCCCAGCCATCAGCCCGAGGCTGAGATAGCCCGCTAAAAAACCTTGTAAGAGAAATTGACTCATAACGATTGGGTGCAGCTTATTTCTTGAGCGTGAAAGAGCGGGTCGAAGTGCTTTCCGCGGAGGGAAAATCATCCGGGACCGGCAGCGTCACTTGTCCGGTGGCCGCCCACTCCGTCCCGCGCAAAAAGGTCGTGATGAATCCCACGCCTTCGAAGGCGATGCTATCGTGACCGAGCGTCGTGTGAAAAGTGCGCCCCTCCCCGTGGTGAATGACCATCAACATCGGTTCGTGTTTCTCGGAGGCCCCCTTTTCCGTCTGGTCTTTGCCGGTGGCCAAAATGGTGAGGTTTTCCGCCGGGCCCCGGAGATCGGCGTAGCACTCGTCTTTGTTGCTCAGCCAAGTCGTGGGGAGACCCCGCATGATGGGATGGGTGGGCTCGCGCACCGTAATGGGAAACTCGTGTCCCGGCCCGTGGGCCCCGACCCGTTTTCCGGGCGCTTCCTCTCGCACGAATTCACCGTCGTCTGTGTAGTAGACATAGGCTCCAGGCAGATGGCCCTTGCGGCCACCCCAGCCTCCCACACCGATGATTTCGTTGTAGGTCTTCCACTTGCCGAAGCTGTTGTCGGCCGCGTGGACGGAAACAAAGCCGCCTCCCCCTTCGATATAGGCCTCGAAGGCTCTCTGGGTTTCTTCGGGCCAATCGGCGGCATTGTTTCCGAAATTGGAAATGACCACCTGGTAGTTTTCAAAGTCGGGGAGGAAGCTCGGATCGGGCTTGGATTTCGGGAGATCCTTGGTTCCTGGGATGCCCGCTAGAGGGAGCCACTTGCCCTCCCGCTTCTCGCCCCGCCAAGTGAAGCGGGTCCGGTTGATCGTCACCTCGAAGAGCCCGGTCTCCTCCAAATACTGCTTCATCATGATGGTCGACTTGGGCCACACCAGATGATTGTTCTGCCCGTCGATGATGAGCGCCTGGATGGGAGCGGCCACCAAGTTGGGCCAGCTGAGAAACAGGAACAAGCAGGCAAGGAAGAGGCTTTTCATGGAAGTTTTGAGCGACTCACGTCGTTATGCTACCTATGTATACTTGCTAGGGCCGCGCTGGTTATCAAGCGGCTCCTCAGACCATCCGAAAATCCCTTCCTCATTCCAAGCGTTATGAAAACCCTCAGCCGCCGAAAGTTCCTCCAGACAGCCGCTCTCACCGGTGGCTCCCTTCCCCTCTTCCACGTGGGAGCTGCTGGCCAGTTTTCCAAATCGAAGCTCAACATCGGTCTCATCGGTGCCGGGGGAATCGCCAAAACGGCCTTCGGAGATTGCAAAAACGAGAATGTCATCGCCATCGCGGAGGTGGATGACGTGACCGGCCAAATCGGCTACGAAGCCTTCCCCCAAGCCAAACGCTACCGGGACTTTCGCCGGATGTTCGACGCGCATGACAAAGAACTCGATCTCGTGATCGTGAGCACGCCGGACCACACTCACTTCGTGGCTACCTACGCCGCCATGGAGCGTGGCATCGCCGTTCAAACCCAAAAGCCCCTCACCCACAACCTTTGGCAAGCCCGCACCCTCGCCAAAGCGGCCGAAAAGTTCCCGGTTCAGACCGTCATGGGCAACCAAGGCCACAACTTCGATGGCATGCGCAAAATCCGCGAGTGGTATGAAGCGGGCCTCCTCGGCACAGTCACCGAAGTCCACGCTTGGACCAATCGCACCACCCGCAACAACCAAAACGTCGGCGTCACCTTCCCGCCGCAAACGATTCCCAGCACCCTGGACTGGGACCTCTGGCTAGGGCCCGGCCCGGTCGTCGACTACCACGAAACCTTCTGCCCGAAGAACTGGCGTTGGCACTGGGACTTTGGCTCGGGAGGACTGGGGGACATCGGCTGCCACACCCTGGAAATCCCCTACTACGCCATGGGGCTCGGATACCCCACCTCCGTCTACATGGCCCCGGAACTCGATTTCAGCCAGGAAGCCGGACTGAAAAAGCCCGGTAAAAACTCGGCCACTTACGTCTACGAGTTCCCCGCTACCGCCGCCCGGCCGGCCGTGAAAGTCTTCTGGTATGAGGGCGGTCGCTTGCCGAGACTCCCCGAGCAAGATCTCGGAAATGGAGCCAAGCGACCCCTCGCACCCAACAAGGAAGGCGGCTGCCTCATGATTGGTGACAAAAACACCCTCTACTCACCAGGCATGCGCCCGACCAGTCCCCGGATCCTTAACAACTGGCGGGAACTCCAAAACAACCTCCCGCCGCAGACCGTCCCTCGCGCCATTGGCAACCCCGTGAAAGAAATCATCGCGGCCGTCAAAGGTGACATCCAGGAGTGTGGATCGAAGTTCGCTTACTCTGGACCCCTGACCGAAGTGGTGCTCTTGGGGACGCTCGCCAATCGCTTCCAGACCACCGTGGAATTCGATCCTCAAAGCATGACCTTCTCCGACTCGCGCTTGAACGAATTCGTGAAGGGCCCGGTTCGAAGCGGTTGGGAATACGGCGAAGGTTTGATCTGAGAACGGCTTTCCCCTTTTCGGCCAAGCCTTCAGCGGCCAAGGAACGGCTCTCAGAAAAGGACCGCTCCGCCGGCCAGCCTCTTCCTTGTTTCCATGAGCCGACTTGCCCAACGCACTCTCCGCATCGACGCCTCCGGCATCCGCCGTGTCTTCGACCTGGCTCGCTCGCTCAAAAACCCCATCAATCTCTCGATTGGCCAGCCGGACTTCGATGTGCCGGATGCCATCAAGGCAGCCGCTAAAGGCGCCATCGACTCAGGTCGCAACAGCTACACGCCCACCCAAGGAGACGCCGCCCTCCGGGAGCAACTGCTAGCCGAAGAACAAGCCTTCACCGGGCGCCGCTGGGGCCAGGACGAGCTCCTCGTGACTTCAGGCGTCAGCGGCGGCCTCTTTCTGGCTCTCCTGGCCCTGGTGGAAAAGGGCGATGAAATCCTCATCCCCGATCCTTACTTTGTGATGTACAAACACCTCGTGCGCCTTTTTGGAGGCACGCCCGTGTATCTAGACACCTACCGGAGTGAATTCGGGATCGACCCCAGGCAACTGGCCGCCGCCATCACGCCTCGGACCAAACTTCTCCTCCTCAACTCGCCCGCCAACCCCACCGGACGCATCCTTTCGCGGAGCGAACTGGAAGCCATCGCCCACGTTTGTGGCCAACATCAGCTCCTAGTGATCAGCGATGAGATCTACCGCCACTTCGCCTACACCGAAATGGTCTCGATGGCGGAAATCTACCAAGACACCCTCGTCCTCATGGGCCACTCCAAGGCCTACGGCATGACCGGCTGGCGCCTGGGCTACGCCTGCGGGCCGCCGGAAATCCTGAGTGCCATGACCATGGTGCAACAATACAGCTTCGTCTGCGCGCCCTCGGTCACCCAAGCGGCCGCGCTCGCCTGCCCCCAGGTCGACCTGACCCAGCCCATCGCCGACTACCGGGCCAAGCGGGACCTCATGGTGGGCATCCTTCAGGAGCGCTTCGAACTCGCTCCCCCGGACGGCGCTTTCTACCTCTGGGCGAAAGCGCCCCAGGGCCAGACCGGCACCCGCTTCGTGGAGAAAGCCATCGCCCACAACCTGCTCATCATACCAGGCCAAGTCTTCAGCGAATGGGACACCCACTTCCGGCTCTGTTACACCGTTCCCAATGACAAACTGCAAGAAGGAGCCGAACTCCTGTGTCGCTTGGCCGAGACATGAACACTCTCCCAGCCTGCCTCTTGCTCGCGCTGACCAGTCTCCTTGGCTGCCTGCCGCTCTCCTCCTTGGCCGATCCAGCGGAGAAGCGCTGGGGCTTTTACCAAATCCATTGGCGAACCGATCAATTCCGCCAAGGCATCGCAGAGCAAATCCAAGCCTTGGGAGCCAAGCCGGACTACATCCTCTTTTTCAATGACCTGCATCCCCGCCGGGGATTCCCGAGCGAGGCCGCCCAGACCTGCCAGGAATTCGGCGCCATCCCCGTCATCAGCCAAGAACTCGCGCTCTGGGGCAAGCGATCACAGAGCTTGCTTGAAGAAATCAATGGAGGGCAGTTCGATGGCTTCTGGCGAGATTGGGCCCGGGCCGCCCTGGCTCATGGCGGCCAAGTTCTCCTTCGCTTCGGCTTTGAAATGAATGGCGACTGGTTCTCGTGGGGGCAACAACCCGAAGCGTTCGTGGCCGCCTGGAAGCGAGTCCA
This window contains:
- a CDS encoding sugar kinase; amino-acid sequence: MSLPIKDPSLCRYDCLSLGEVMLRLDPGEGRVQTARQFQAWEGGGEYNVARGLRRCFGLRTAIVTALADNPIGRLIEDFILQGGVDTTFIQWREYDGLGRSVRNGLNFTERGYGIRGAKGTPDRGHTAASQLQPGEVNWEHLFGTLGVRWFHTGGIYAALSGSTPEVVLEAVQVAKQHDTIVSYDLNYRPSLWKDFGGQGKCREVNRAIAPYVDVMIGNEEDFTACLGFEVEGLGPEPGQLEEESFRNMIAAAVAEFPNFQVVATTLRHAKTATLNEWSALLWHAGQFYDPVRKFQGEDALEILDRVGGGDSFASGLAYGFLTFNDPHQAVSYGCVHGALAMTTPGDTSMASLSEVEKLVSGGGARVER
- a CDS encoding DUF1080 domain-containing protein; this encodes MKALLSLLLSLLLATPSLAGELAASQADWYEQYKSQPNAPLPEEMLLNTDPEPAWEGEGFQSLFNGKDLSGWVAYGGDGTFEATPEGILGTCVPDSPSTYLSTERADFQNFVFSCEVKWLVNGNTGIQFRSQTRQDKKGRQVVFGPQAEMEEAKERPRGWSGGIFGQSCGGYLYPLWLQAHEEARGAIRRDEWNRITIQAQGQVMKTWVNGLPAAHWVDQEDRFPRGFFSLQVHSGAQGTILFRDPRVKELP
- a CDS encoding sulfatase; translation: MSQFLLQGFLAGYLSLGLMAGDRPNFIIIFNDDQGYQDLGCYGAPEIKTPRIDEMASEGMRFTDFYVPSPVCSSSRAALLTGKYPGRVGIKGVFFPNRGKGGLAPEHVTLAEALQSVGYETAAIGKWHLGHHPEFLPTNQGFGSYFGIPYSNDMHPAVDMAYAENCFFREGQSLATLAEAFAGPLTKGSPPSLKNMVPLMRNLECVEFPADQRTLTERFVDEGIDFISQSVAAERPFFLYLANSMPHTPLFVSKPFQGVSERGLYGDVIEEIDFHTGRLLDHLTKVGAEENTLVVFSSDNGPWLVQKKNGGSALPLFEGKHTSFEGGVRVPAIFRWPGVIPPGAVETEMASTIDLLPTFARLAGAPLPEGGVDGKDIAPLLRGEPGAVTPHDYLFFLQRGQAVRSGPWKYHAVRFYSPLHKNRPTGPALYHLERDLGETTNVLEEHPEVAERLAKALAEHLESLKR
- a CDS encoding ThuA domain-containing protein; the protein is MKSLFLACLFLFLSWPNLVAAPIQALIIDGQNNHLVWPKSTIMMKQYLEETGLFEVTINRTRFTWRGEKREGKWLPLAGIPGTKDLPKSKPDPSFLPDFENYQVVISNFGNNAADWPEETQRAFEAYIEGGGGFVSVHAADNSFGKWKTYNEIIGVGGWGGRKGHLPGAYVYYTDDGEFVREEAPGKRVGAHGPGHEFPITVREPTHPIMRGLPTTWLSNKDECYADLRGPAENLTILATGKDQTEKGASEKHEPMLMVIHHGEGRTFHTTLGHDSIAFEGVGFITTFLRGTEWAATGQVTLPVPDDFPSAESTSTRSFTLKK
- a CDS encoding Gfo/Idh/MocA family oxidoreductase, whose translation is MKTLSRRKFLQTAALTGGSLPLFHVGAAGQFSKSKLNIGLIGAGGIAKTAFGDCKNENVIAIAEVDDVTGQIGYEAFPQAKRYRDFRRMFDAHDKELDLVIVSTPDHTHFVATYAAMERGIAVQTQKPLTHNLWQARTLAKAAEKFPVQTVMGNQGHNFDGMRKIREWYEAGLLGTVTEVHAWTNRTTRNNQNVGVTFPPQTIPSTLDWDLWLGPGPVVDYHETFCPKNWRWHWDFGSGGLGDIGCHTLEIPYYAMGLGYPTSVYMAPELDFSQEAGLKKPGKNSATYVYEFPATAARPAVKVFWYEGGRLPRLPEQDLGNGAKRPLAPNKEGGCLMIGDKNTLYSPGMRPTSPRILNNWRELQNNLPPQTVPRAIGNPVKEIIAAVKGDIQECGSKFAYSGPLTEVVLLGTLANRFQTTVEFDPQSMTFSDSRLNEFVKGPVRSGWEYGEGLI
- a CDS encoding aminotransferase class I/II-fold pyridoxal phosphate-dependent enzyme, with translation MSRLAQRTLRIDASGIRRVFDLARSLKNPINLSIGQPDFDVPDAIKAAAKGAIDSGRNSYTPTQGDAALREQLLAEEQAFTGRRWGQDELLVTSGVSGGLFLALLALVEKGDEILIPDPYFVMYKHLVRLFGGTPVYLDTYRSEFGIDPRQLAAAITPRTKLLLLNSPANPTGRILSRSELEAIAHVCGQHQLLVISDEIYRHFAYTEMVSMAEIYQDTLVLMGHSKAYGMTGWRLGYACGPPEILSAMTMVQQYSFVCAPSVTQAAALACPQVDLTQPIADYRAKRDLMVGILQERFELAPPDGAFYLWAKAPQGQTGTRFVEKAIAHNLLIIPGQVFSEWDTHFRLCYTVPNDKLQEGAELLCRLAET
- a CDS encoding glycosyl hydrolase yields the protein MNTLPACLLLALTSLLGCLPLSSLADPAEKRWGFYQIHWRTDQFRQGIAEQIQALGAKPDYILFFNDLHPRRGFPSEAAQTCQEFGAIPVISQELALWGKRSQSLLEEINGGQFDGFWRDWARAALAHGGQVLLRFGFEMNGDWFSWGQQPEAFVAAWKRVHGIVRGEFGAENVRFLFSPNVVWTDQPLVQLEPYYPGDDFVDLLGLDGYNFGDHFDRWHRWQSYQEIFETSIETISQWNKPLLLAEIGCAHGPRKAQWLESFLEAFAQDERLAGFIYYNHGDGKNGEPNWRLDSDPDSLAVVRHYLQGLPK